One genomic window of Halolamina sediminis includes the following:
- a CDS encoding aryl-sulfate sulfotransferase, producing MDRKRRGAALVIGAVALLVVTMGASAVLAPDASVAGTDGERETLVGIQGGGPGWHQYGSVAMYEGSDVAWRMDDTDSYFDVTQLDNGSVMAGFMDGGYEDCGPYESPCTHTGFRILDPDSQSIEYEYSFPVRSSGNSEVHDVEKLGGGEYLLSDMEHERLLIVRDGEPVWQWNASSYYDAPDDPTRVDWLHINDVDVVDEGQFLVSIRNANQILVVDRDEGVIETINADDDGADDSCMPGGKRQLEDTDGDGDVRCGAPEVLDHQHNPQWLGGTPSGDGEAAVLVADSDNNRVAELHREDGEWTVAWTLDRAGGIDLRWPRDADRLANGHTLVTDTLNKRILEVDRNGTVRWSVTTNQIPYEADRPPVGEQPEGEWYVGETPTDRAGGGIPLLDEVAVMLRGVFPWLPFWYTGLDLSVTVGAVVVAGVGARDLWLTR from the coding sequence ATGGACCGGAAGCGACGCGGCGCCGCCCTGGTGATCGGCGCCGTGGCCCTCCTCGTGGTGACGATGGGCGCGAGCGCAGTGCTCGCCCCCGACGCCTCCGTGGCCGGCACCGACGGCGAACGGGAGACGCTCGTCGGGATCCAAGGCGGCGGCCCCGGCTGGCACCAGTACGGCAGCGTCGCGATGTACGAAGGCAGCGACGTGGCGTGGCGTATGGACGATACGGACAGCTACTTCGACGTGACACAACTGGACAACGGCAGCGTGATGGCCGGGTTCATGGACGGCGGCTACGAGGACTGTGGCCCCTACGAGTCGCCGTGTACCCACACCGGGTTCCGGATCCTCGACCCCGACAGCCAGTCGATCGAGTACGAGTACTCCTTCCCCGTCCGGAGCAGCGGGAACAGCGAGGTCCACGACGTCGAGAAGCTCGGCGGCGGCGAGTACCTGCTGAGCGACATGGAGCACGAGCGGCTCCTGATCGTCCGTGACGGCGAGCCCGTCTGGCAGTGGAACGCCAGCAGCTACTACGACGCCCCCGACGATCCCACCCGGGTCGACTGGCTCCACATCAACGACGTCGACGTGGTCGACGAGGGGCAGTTCCTCGTCTCGATCCGCAACGCCAACCAGATCCTCGTCGTCGACCGGGACGAGGGCGTGATCGAGACCATCAACGCCGACGACGACGGCGCCGACGACTCCTGTATGCCCGGCGGGAAGCGCCAGCTCGAGGACACCGACGGCGACGGCGACGTACGCTGTGGCGCCCCCGAGGTGCTCGATCACCAGCACAACCCGCAGTGGCTCGGCGGCACGCCCAGCGGCGACGGCGAGGCGGCCGTGCTCGTCGCCGACAGCGACAACAACCGCGTCGCGGAGCTCCACCGCGAGGACGGTGAGTGGACGGTCGCGTGGACGCTGGACCGCGCCGGCGGCATCGACCTGCGCTGGCCCCGCGACGCCGACCGGCTCGCGAACGGCCACACGCTGGTGACGGACACGCTCAACAAGCGCATCCTCGAAGTCGACCGCAACGGCACCGTCCGGTGGTCGGTCACCACCAACCAGATCCCCTACGAGGCCGACCGCCCCCCAGTGGGTGAACAGCCCGAGGGCGAGTGGTACGTCGGGGAGACGCCGACCGATCGGGCCGGGGGCGGCATCCCGCTGCTGGACGAGGTGGCCGTGATGCTCCGGGGGGTGTTCCCCTGGCTGCCGTTCTGGTACACCGGGCTCGACCTCAGCGTGACTGTCGGCGCCGTCGTCGTCGCCGGCGTCGGCGCCCGGGACCTCTGGCTGACGCGGTAG
- a CDS encoding NUDIX hydrolase translates to MADDDLAWETLDTEIDYRCPGFEVRRDDVALPDGTETDYHHVEEVETVVVLPFLPGGDEVVLIEEWRQAVGRVNRGLPAGGVEPGEDHLEAAARRELREETGYTADSLEHLCTTEPVNGIADSLHHTFVARGCEPAGGQALDENESIRALTMAYGELVAAVREGEIRDGRAALAVSRYELG, encoded by the coding sequence ATGGCCGACGACGACCTCGCGTGGGAGACGCTCGACACCGAGATCGACTACCGCTGTCCGGGGTTCGAGGTTCGGCGCGACGACGTGGCACTGCCCGACGGCACCGAGACGGACTACCACCACGTCGAGGAGGTCGAGACCGTCGTCGTGCTCCCGTTCCTGCCCGGCGGCGACGAGGTAGTGCTGATCGAGGAGTGGCGGCAGGCGGTCGGGCGCGTCAACCGGGGCCTGCCCGCAGGCGGGGTCGAGCCCGGCGAGGACCACCTCGAAGCCGCCGCCCGGCGGGAGCTCCGCGAGGAGACGGGCTACACGGCCGACTCGCTCGAGCATCTCTGCACGACCGAGCCGGTCAACGGGATCGCGGACTCGCTGCACCACACGTTCGTCGCCCGCGGCTGCGAGCCCGCGGGCGGACAGGCGCTCGACGAGAACGAGAGCATCCGGGCGCTGACGATGGCGTACGGCGAGCTCGTCGCCGCGGTCCGCGAGGGAGAGATCCGGGACGGGCGGGCCGCGCTGGCAGTGAGCCGCTACGAACTCGGCTGA
- a CDS encoding CPBP family intramembrane glutamic endopeptidase produces the protein MDSRLRAIGVGIGLGVAGIGAALVLVLFSGLLLSLAGVTMTPVLSIVLSLLLTQGVAFLGVGALYLRKRGIPVRSIGIRLPSIKEFGIVIGALVLSFVYLIAVSQLLASTGTDAAENQIADMAMANPEIVLYLLPGAYLLIGPGEELLFRGVVQNRIREEFSAVPGVIVASAIFAAIHVGSLVASNPSAILVTIGVLMGPSLILGAIYEYTRNLVVPILVHGTYNAIIFLSLYLVATGMVEETGNAAAAVVAALP, from the coding sequence ATGGACTCTCGACTACGTGCGATCGGCGTCGGCATCGGGCTCGGCGTCGCCGGGATCGGCGCCGCACTGGTGCTGGTCCTGTTCAGCGGGCTCCTCCTGAGCCTCGCCGGCGTCACGATGACCCCCGTCCTCAGCATCGTGCTCTCCCTCCTGCTGACACAGGGCGTCGCCTTCCTCGGCGTCGGGGCGCTCTACCTCCGGAAACGCGGGATCCCCGTCCGATCGATCGGGATCCGGCTCCCCTCGATCAAGGAGTTCGGAATCGTGATCGGCGCGCTCGTGCTAAGCTTCGTCTACCTGATCGCGGTGAGCCAGCTGCTCGCATCGACCGGGACCGACGCCGCCGAGAACCAGATCGCCGACATGGCGATGGCGAACCCCGAGATCGTGCTCTACCTCCTCCCGGGGGCGTACCTGCTGATCGGCCCCGGCGAGGAGCTGCTGTTCCGCGGCGTCGTCCAGAACCGGATCCGCGAGGAGTTCTCGGCGGTGCCGGGCGTGATCGTCGCGAGCGCGATCTTCGCGGCGATCCACGTCGGCTCGCTGGTCGCGTCGAACCCCTCGGCGATACTGGTGACGATCGGCGTCCTCATGGGGCCGAGCCTGATCCTCGGCGCGATCTACGAGTACACCCGGAACCTCGTCGTCCCCATCCTCGTCCACGGCACGTACAACGCGATCATCTTCCTCTCGCTGTACCTCGTCGCGACCGGGATGGTCGAGGAGACGGGGAACGCCGCGGCGGCCGTCGTCGCCGCGCTGCCCTGA
- the tgtA gene encoding tRNA guanosine(15) transglycosylase TgtA, producing MRDAFEIRASDGLARVGRLTVPRAGVTVETPALMPVVNPNLQTISPRRLHEEFGAEILITNSYIIRTTDELRERAEKEGLHEMLDFPGAIVTDSGSFQLAEYGEIDTTTTEILEFQQEIGSDIGTPVDIPTPPDVSREQAEEELAATEEALADAEAVDTGEMLVNAPVQGSTYTDLREQAGAHAASTNLDVFPVGAVVPLLNSYRYDDMIDVTAAAKRGLGADCPVHLFGAGHPMMFALAAAVGCDLFDSAAYALYARDGRYLTVSGTEQLDELSYLPCPCPICTEHDPDSLRALDERERENALAEHNLHVTFAEIRRVRQAIREGSLMELVEQRARAHPASADGYKALLDHAEQLEANDRVSKGTFFYTSPESARRPEVLRHHERLARLETPEKTLLTEFGEPADHDHDAVWRVEPPFGPFPPSLSETYPLHAETPERLEPPAYVAAADGVAALAEANPETTFTLGHDGWPDEALAALPEEVVTEDLSELGED from the coding sequence ATGCGCGACGCCTTCGAGATCCGGGCCAGCGACGGGCTGGCCCGCGTCGGCCGACTGACGGTGCCCCGGGCGGGCGTCACCGTCGAGACGCCGGCGCTGATGCCGGTCGTCAACCCCAACCTCCAGACGATCTCCCCCCGCCGGCTCCACGAGGAGTTCGGCGCTGAGATCCTGATCACCAACTCCTACATCATCCGCACCACCGACGAACTCCGGGAGCGCGCCGAAAAAGAGGGCCTCCACGAGATGCTCGACTTCCCGGGTGCGATCGTCACCGACTCGGGCTCGTTCCAACTCGCTGAGTACGGCGAGATCGACACCACCACCACCGAGATCCTCGAGTTCCAGCAGGAGATCGGGAGCGACATCGGGACGCCCGTCGACATCCCCACCCCGCCGGACGTTTCCCGCGAGCAGGCCGAGGAGGAACTGGCTGCGACCGAAGAAGCCCTCGCCGACGCCGAGGCCGTGGATACGGGTGAGATGCTGGTGAACGCGCCCGTGCAGGGGTCGACGTACACCGACCTCCGCGAGCAGGCCGGCGCCCACGCCGCGAGCACCAATCTCGACGTGTTCCCCGTCGGCGCGGTCGTCCCCCTCCTGAACAGCTACCGCTACGACGACATGATCGACGTGACCGCCGCCGCCAAGCGGGGGCTGGGCGCCGACTGCCCGGTTCACCTGTTCGGCGCGGGCCACCCCATGATGTTCGCGCTGGCCGCCGCCGTGGGCTGTGACCTGTTCGACTCGGCGGCGTACGCGCTGTACGCCCGCGACGGCCGGTATCTCACCGTCAGCGGCACCGAACAGCTCGACGAACTCAGCTACCTCCCCTGCCCCTGCCCGATCTGTACCGAGCACGACCCCGACTCCCTGCGCGCACTCGACGAGCGCGAGCGGGAGAACGCGCTCGCCGAACACAACCTCCACGTCACGTTCGCGGAGATCCGCCGGGTCCGGCAGGCGATCCGGGAGGGGAGCCTCATGGAGCTGGTCGAACAGCGCGCCCGGGCCCACCCTGCGAGCGCCGACGGCTACAAGGCGCTGCTCGATCACGCCGAGCAGTTGGAGGCGAACGACCGCGTCTCGAAGGGGACGTTCTTCTACACCTCGCCGGAGAGCGCTCGCCGGCCCGAAGTACTCCGCCACCACGAACGTCTCGCCCGGCTGGAGACGCCCGAGAAGACGCTACTGACGGAGTTCGGCGAGCCCGCCGACCACGACCACGACGCCGTCTGGCGCGTCGAGCCACCGTTCGGTCCGTTCCCGCCGTCGCTGTCGGAGACGTACCCGCTGCACGCCGAGACGCCCGAACGGCTGGAACCGCCGGCGTACGTCGCCGCTGCCGACGGCGTCGCCGCACTCGCCGAGGCGAACCCCGAGACGACGTTTACGCTGGGCCACGACGGCTGGCCGGACGAGGCGCTCGCGGCGCTGCCTGAGGAAGTCGTGACGGAGGACCTGTCGGAGTTGGGCGAGGACTAG
- a CDS encoding inorganic phosphate transporter, giving the protein MAWAIGAGSSGSTPFAPAVGANAISVMRAGLVVGVLGFAGAVLQGQSVTEAVGSELVGGVSLTALAATVALLIAATLVALGVFRGYPIATAFTVTGAVVGVGLAMGGDPAWAKYREIVALWVLTPFVGGGIAYATARLLRAERVPERVLVPTLAALVGAIVVNVGFALLGPAGGSGSIAGEIAGVFGGGTAATGAVTVALSLLVALALAADTRRDAEGAQRRFLLVLGGLVAFSAGGSQVGLAIGPLVPLLDTFQSIPIVALLLGGGVGLLVGSWTGAPRMIKALAQDYSSLGPRRSIAALIPSFAIAQTAVAFGIPVSFNEIIVSAIVGSGYAAGGAGVSRKKMLFTVLAWVGSLALSLLLSYGAMAAIESL; this is encoded by the coding sequence ATGGCGTGGGCCATCGGCGCCGGCTCCTCCGGCTCGACGCCCTTTGCCCCCGCGGTCGGTGCCAACGCCATCTCGGTGATGCGCGCCGGCCTCGTGGTCGGCGTGCTCGGCTTCGCCGGCGCGGTGCTACAGGGCCAGAGCGTCACGGAGGCGGTCGGCTCCGAGCTCGTCGGCGGCGTCTCGCTGACCGCGCTGGCGGCGACGGTGGCGCTGTTGATCGCGGCCACGCTGGTCGCACTGGGCGTGTTCCGGGGCTACCCGATCGCGACTGCGTTCACCGTCACCGGCGCGGTCGTCGGCGTCGGGCTCGCGATGGGTGGCGACCCCGCGTGGGCGAAGTACCGGGAAATCGTGGCGCTGTGGGTGCTCACCCCCTTCGTCGGCGGCGGGATCGCCTACGCCACCGCACGGCTGCTACGCGCCGAACGGGTGCCCGAGCGCGTGCTCGTGCCGACGCTCGCGGCGCTGGTCGGCGCGATCGTCGTCAACGTTGGTTTCGCGCTGCTGGGTCCGGCGGGCGGCAGCGGCTCGATCGCGGGCGAGATCGCCGGGGTGTTCGGCGGCGGCACGGCGGCCACCGGCGCCGTCACAGTCGCGCTGTCGCTGCTGGTCGCGCTCGCGCTCGCGGCCGACACGCGGCGGGACGCGGAGGGGGCTCAGCGCCGCTTCCTGCTCGTGTTGGGTGGGCTGGTCGCGTTCTCCGCCGGCGGCTCGCAGGTCGGGCTGGCGATCGGCCCGCTGGTACCGCTGCTCGATACGTTCCAGTCGATCCCGATCGTCGCGCTCCTGCTCGGCGGCGGCGTGGGGCTGCTCGTGGGGTCGTGGACCGGCGCGCCGCGGATGATCAAGGCGCTCGCACAGGACTACTCCAGCCTCGGGCCGCGGCGCTCGATCGCCGCGCTGATCCCGAGTTTCGCGATCGCCCAGACCGCCGTCGCCTTCGGCATCCCCGTCTCGTTCAACGAGATCATCGTCTCCGCGATCGTCGGCTCGGGGTACGCCGCCGGCGGCGCCGGGGTGAGCCGGAAGAAGATGCTGTTCACGGTGCTCGCGTGGGTGGGTTCGCTCGCGCTCTCGCTGCTCCTGAGCTACGGCGCGATGGCGGCGATCGAGTCGCTCTAG
- a CDS encoding DUF7859 family protein has product MVAPANIAGEAFDFLVSNPLFTVVLAGMLGFVFFMYLLVRRTVLGLREGFDSGKGR; this is encoded by the coding sequence ATGGTCGCTCCAGCCAATATCGCGGGCGAGGCGTTCGATTTCCTCGTCTCGAACCCGCTGTTTACCGTGGTGCTGGCCGGAATGCTGGGGTTCGTCTTCTTCATGTATCTGCTCGTCCGTCGGACGGTGCTCGGCCTCCGCGAGGGGTTCGACAGCGGGAAAGGACGGTGA
- a CDS encoding segregation and condensation protein A, translating to MSDEEFSIDIADHETGDPGVDDDLVTRDPDDADEEVEPVEVLVNLAEDGEIDPWDIDIVAVTDAFLAELDEADLRASGRALFYASVLLRMKSDAMLGDDEPEEPEPEPWERAMGAEAPPPGEDDGFDPVDQLEAEMDRRLERKSTRGTPETLDELVRELRDAERGSWWKESRSYDTSESPAGYDRGPQTLDYHAGDDFRRDEEPTEDDVTGTTHTEDIDEVIADVDGALAERYERGRDEVLFVEVRDAGGRPVMTYLALLFLSNRGDVRLNQDDLFGDLWVQDPTAVDAEGPGGAGVVEADEAAEDAGDAAAAAADDEPDEEDGAAASSGGDSTAAED from the coding sequence ACGAGGAAGTCGAGCCCGTCGAGGTGCTCGTCAATCTGGCCGAGGACGGCGAGATCGACCCGTGGGACATCGACATCGTCGCGGTCACCGACGCGTTCCTCGCCGAACTCGACGAGGCCGACCTCCGTGCCTCGGGCCGCGCGCTGTTCTACGCGTCGGTGCTGCTGCGGATGAAGTCCGACGCGATGCTGGGCGACGACGAGCCTGAGGAGCCCGAACCCGAGCCGTGGGAGCGGGCCATGGGGGCTGAGGCGCCGCCGCCCGGCGAGGACGACGGGTTCGACCCGGTCGACCAGCTGGAGGCGGAGATGGACCGCCGGCTCGAACGGAAATCAACCCGGGGGACGCCCGAGACGCTGGATGAACTGGTCCGGGAACTCCGGGACGCCGAGCGCGGGAGCTGGTGGAAGGAGTCCCGGAGCTACGACACAAGCGAGTCCCCCGCCGGCTACGACCGCGGCCCGCAGACGCTCGACTACCACGCCGGCGACGACTTCCGGCGCGACGAGGAGCCGACCGAGGACGACGTCACCGGCACCACCCACACCGAGGACATCGACGAGGTGATCGCCGACGTGGACGGCGCGCTGGCCGAGCGCTACGAACGGGGCCGCGACGAGGTGCTGTTCGTGGAGGTGCGCGACGCGGGCGGCCGACCGGTGATGACGTATCTCGCTCTCCTCTTCCTCTCGAACCGCGGCGACGTGCGCCTGAACCAGGACGACCTGTTCGGCGACCTCTGGGTGCAGGATCCCACGGCCGTCGACGCCGAGGGGCCGGGCGGCGCCGGCGTCGTCGAGGCGGACGAGGCGGCTGAGGACGCCGGTGACGCCGCTGCTGCGGCGGCCGACGACGAACCCGACGAGGAGGACGGCGCGGCAGCGTCGAGCGGCGGGGACTCCACGGCGGCGGAGGACTGA